One region of Polynucleobacter sp. Adler-ghost genomic DNA includes:
- the def gene encoding peptide deformylase gives MALLTVLCYPDPRLHKVAKPVALVDARIKKIVADMAETMYEAPGVGLAATQVDVHERIVVIDVSDNQDQLMVFINPELVWASPEKKSWREGCLSVPEYYDEVDRPAVIRVKALDINGKEFEVEADGLLAVCLQHEMDHLQGKVFVEYLSMLKRNRISLKMKKRAKELVGER, from the coding sequence ATGGCTTTATTAACTGTCCTTTGTTATCCAGATCCACGCCTACATAAGGTTGCCAAACCCGTAGCGTTGGTAGATGCACGCATCAAAAAAATTGTGGCCGATATGGCTGAGACAATGTACGAGGCCCCCGGGGTTGGCTTAGCTGCAACCCAGGTGGACGTGCATGAGCGCATTGTGGTGATTGATGTATCTGATAATCAAGATCAATTAATGGTTTTCATTAATCCAGAATTAGTTTGGGCAAGCCCAGAAAAGAAATCTTGGCGCGAAGGTTGCCTCTCTGTGCCTGAATATTATGATGAGGTAGATCGCCCAGCAGTCATCCGAGTCAAGGCGCTCGATATCAACGGCAAAGAATTTGAAGTAGAGGCAGATGGCCTACTAGCAGTCTGTTTGCAGCACGAGATGGATCACTTGCAAGGTAAGGTGTTTGTTGAGTACCTCTCGATGTTGAAGCGCAATCGTATTTCCCTCAAAATGAAAAAGCGCGCAAAAGAATTAGTAGG